CAGCATCTAAACGATTTTTATACGACGTTTGAACAGATCCGTGATAAAAAGTTTGATGGAATGATTATTACCGGCGCCCCGATTGAGCATTTGCCCTATGACCATGTGTCCTATTGGGAAGAGTTAAAGGAGATTATGGATTGGAGTAAGGAACACGTCACTTCTACCTTTCATATTTGCTGGGGCGCTCAAGCCGGACTGTATCACCATTATGGAATAGATAAGAAGATGCTTCCCAAAAAACTTTTTGGTGTTTTCGAACACGATTTGCTTGAAAAAAATGAACGATTGGTACGAGGATTTGATGAAGTATACTATGTCCCACATTCCCGGCATACTGATATAAGTATAGAGGACATTAAAAAGGTGCCTGGCTTAAAACTTCTCAGTGTTTCACAAGAAGCTGGCGTTTGCTTGATTGCATCCGACGATGAAAAGCAGGTATTTTTAACAGGTCATCCCGAATATGATACAACGACCTTATTAGAAGAGTATGAAAGGGATTTGAAGAAGGAAGTTCCCATCTCTCCGCCGAAACATTATCTTAAGGAAATCGACGGTAAACAAGTTCCGGTTAACCGCTGGAAGTCACATGCGACATTATTATTTATGAATTGGTTAAATTATTACGTCTATCAGGAAACACCGTACGACTGGAAATGAAATTTTATTGGCCCTAGGTCCGATGCATTAAAATGATACTATGTTAAAATACAGTTGGATCGCATTTCCAAAAGCAATTATAGTGAACTTTTTCCTATTTAATATTTTATTTTCATAAAAATTTAGGTTATGTTAATATTTTTAATGAGGTTAATATGCTATCTTATATGTATCATCTATTAAAACTTTATTCCATAAGCTCTTGTTGTTGATTAGATTGAGGTGAAAATGTTGAAGACCGATAAAAAAATTCTATTGTTAACTGCTAACTACGGAAACGGCCATATGCAGGTAGCAAAAACCTTGCATAAAGAATGTGAAAGGCTTGGATTTAACAATGTAGTAGTTTCTAATTTATATGAAGAATCAAATCCAATTTTCTCAGAAATCACGCAGTTTCTGTACTTGAAAAGCTTTTCCATCGGGAAGCAATTCTATCGCCTATTTTATTATGGTGTAGATAAGATGTACAATAAGAGAAAATTTAACCTCTATTACAAAGTGGGGAACAAACAGCTTGACTATTTAGTAAGAAAGCACAAGCCCGATATTATTATTAACACGTTTCCGATGATTGTTGTTCCGGAATACAGGAGAAAAACGGGTAGAGTGATTCCAACGTTTAACGTATTGACAGACTTTTGCCTTCATAAAATCTGGGTTCATGAAAATATTGATAAATATTATGTAGCTACTGACTACGTAAAAGAAAAACTAATAGAAATCGGCACTCATCCGAATGATATAAAGATCACTGGAATTCCTATCCGTTCACAGTTTGAAGAAACAGTTCCCACGGCTGATATCTATACAAAATATCAGCTTGATCCAAGTAAAAAAAATCTCTTGATTATGGCAGGCGCTCATGGAGTCTTGAAAAATGCCAAGGAATTATGTGAGACGCTTGCAAAGAACGATGATGTCCAAATCATTGTCGTCTGCGGGAAAAATACCGCTCTTAAAGATTCTCTTGAAGAAATCAGACGGGCATACCCTCAGAAAATTAAGATTCTTGGCTACGTTGAGCGAATTGATGAGTTGTTCAGAGTCACAGATTGCATGATTACCAAACCGGGCGGGATTACGTTAACCGAAGCTTCAGCACTCGGCGTACCTGTCATCCTATACAAACCAGTGCCCGGGCAAGAAAAAGAAAATGCGCTGTTTTTCGAAGAGAAAGGCGCGGCGATCGTTGTAAACCGCCATGAAGAAATACTTCATGCAGTTGCTTCCCTGCTTTCTGACGAAAAACGATTAGAGCAAATGAAAAAGAATATCAAAAGTCTGCATTCTAAAAATTCAGCTGAAACGATCCTCATTGACATCATCAATGAATCAGATAAAGTATATAGCAGATACAGAGAAAGAGCTCTCGTTTAGTCAGAAAAAGGCTCCCCTCTTTAGGTGAAGGGGAGCCTTTTCTTTTGCTGGCATATCGCGAAATTTTCTGCTGTAATAGAAAATTATCGTTATTTTATCGTATTTTACCTCTTGACAACTTGACTTTGATCGGTAAATACTGTATAGTTTAAACATATCATTTAGGCGATAGCATTAAATGGTGAAAATTTTTTTTAGCACGACTTGTGCTACAGTACTAGGAGGATTATGCAATATGCAAAACGG
This window of the Bacillus gobiensis genome carries:
- a CDS encoding diglucosyl diacylglycerol synthase, giving the protein MKTDKKILLLTANYGNGHMQVAKTLHKECERLGFNNVVVSNLYEESNPIFSEITQFLYLKSFSIGKQFYRLFYYGVDKMYNKRKFNLYYKVGNKQLDYLVRKHKPDIIINTFPMIVVPEYRRKTGRVIPTFNVLTDFCLHKIWVHENIDKYYVATDYVKEKLIEIGTHPNDIKITGIPIRSQFEETVPTADIYTKYQLDPSKKNLLIMAGAHGVLKNAKELCETLAKNDDVQIIVVCGKNTALKDSLEEIRRAYPQKIKILGYVERIDELFRVTDCMITKPGGITLTEASALGVPVILYKPVPGQEKENALFFEEKGAAIVVNRHEEILHAVASLLSDEKRLEQMKKNIKSLHSKNSAETILIDIINESDKVYSRYRERALV
- the metA gene encoding homoserine O-acetyltransferase MetA, with the translated sequence MPINIPAHLPAKQILESENIFVMEDQRAFHQDIRPLNIVILNLMPQKIKTETQLLRLLGNSPLQVHFTFLIPSTHTPKNTSQQHLNDFYTTFEQIRDKKFDGMIITGAPIEHLPYDHVSYWEELKEIMDWSKEHVTSTFHICWGAQAGLYHHYGIDKKMLPKKLFGVFEHDLLEKNERLVRGFDEVYYVPHSRHTDISIEDIKKVPGLKLLSVSQEAGVCLIASDDEKQVFLTGHPEYDTTTLLEEYERDLKKEVPISPPKHYLKEIDGKQVPVNRWKSHATLLFMNWLNYYVYQETPYDWK